One Nomascus leucogenys isolate Asia chromosome 22a, Asia_NLE_v1, whole genome shotgun sequence DNA segment encodes these proteins:
- the LOC100598019 gene encoding histone H2A type 1, with product MSGRGKQGGKARAKAKTRSSRAGLQFPVGRVHRLLRKGNYAERVGAGAPVYLAAVLEYLTAEILELAGNAARDNKKTRIIPRHLQLAIRNDEELNKLLGKVTIAQGGVLPNIQAVLLPKKTESHHKAKGK from the coding sequence ATGTCTGGACGTGGCAAGCAGGGCGGCAAGGCTCGCGCCAAGGCCAAAACCCGCTCCTCTAGAGCCGGGCTCCAATTTCCCGTAGGGCGAGTGCACCGTCTCCTCCGCAAAGGCAACTATGCTGAGCGGGTCGGGGCCGGCGCGCCGGTGTACCTGGCGGCCGTGCTGGAGTACCTGACTGCCGAGATCCTGGAGCTGGCGGGCAACGCAGCCCGCGACAACAAAAAGACCCGCATCATCCCGCGCCACTTGCAGCTGGCCATCCGCAACGACGAGGAACTCAACAAGCTGCTTGGTAAAGTTACCATCGCTCAGGGCGGTGTTCTGCCTAATATCCAGGCCGTACTGCTCCCCAAGAAGACTGAGAGCCACCACAAAGCTAAGGGCAAGTAA
- the LOC100598362 gene encoding histone H2B type 1-O — MPDPAKSAPAPKKGSKKAVTKAQKKDGKKRKRSRKESYSIYVYKVLKQVHPDTGISSKAMGIMNSFVNDIFERIAGEASRLAHYNKRSTITSREIQTAVRLLLPGELAKHAVSEGTKAVTKYTSSK; from the coding sequence ATGCCCGACCCGGCTAAATCCGCTCCAGCCCCCAAAAAGGGCTCCAAGAAAGCCGTAACCAAGGCCCAGAAAAAGGATGGCAAGAAGCGCAAGCGCAGCCGCAAAGAGAGTTACTCTATCTACGTGTACAAGGTGCTGAAGCAGGTCCACCCCGACACCGGCATCTCATCGAAGGCTATGGGTATCATGAACTCCTTCGTCAATGACATCTTTGAGCGAATCGCTGGCGAGGCTTCCCGCCTGGCGCATTACAACAAGCGCTCGACCATCACCTCCAGGGAGATCCAGACGGCCGTGCGCCTGCTGCTGCCCGGGGAGCTGGCTAAGCACGCCGTGTCCGAGGGCACAAAGGCCGTCACCAAGTACACCAGCTCCAAGTGA